A region of the Pseudomonas sp. A34-9 genome:
CGTCCACAAGCCGTGGTTGATGTGGCCGATGCAGTTCATGTTGAACGCGTTGAGCAGGATCTTCTTTTTCGCCGCGCTCATCAGATCGTCCCTCGCAGTGGAGGGTTTTCATCGTTGAGGTAGTAGTTGCCCACCGCGTGATATTTCCAGCGCACCGGGTCGTGCAGGGTGTGCACGCGGGCGTTGCGCCAATGGCGGTCGAGGCCGTGTTCGATCAGGGTCGCCTGACTGCCAGCCAGTTCGAACAGCGTGCTGCCGGCGGCCAAAGAGATTTCAGTGCTGATCGCGCGTGCTTCGGCGACGGCAATCGAAGCGGCGGCGACGGTTTCTTCGCTGGTCTCGGCTTGCGCGGCGTCGAGGAATTCGCCAGCACGTTCAAGCAAGGCCTCCGTGGCGTGCAGACGAATGCTCAAGTGGCCGAAGCTTTTCAGGGTCAGTGGATCTTCGGTGGCTTTGTCGTTGCCGGAATCGATCCATGGGCGGGTTTTGCTGCGCACAAAATGCAGCGCGTCTTCATAAGCGGCGCGAGCAATACCGGTGTCGATGGCGGCGTGAAGGATCTGCGCCAACGGGCCGACCGTGGTCGGGCGTTCGAAGGCACTTTGAAACGGCAGCACGTCTTCGGCGGCAACGAATACGTCTTCGAACACCACCGAACCACTGCCCGTGGTGCGCTGGCCGAAACCGCTCCAATCGTCGATCACCGTCAGGCCTTTGCTGTCACGCGGGACGAACGCCAGTTGCTGTACGCCGTTTTCATCGACAACCGAAGTTGGAATGCGCTGCGCGTAGATCGCACCGGTTGAATAGAACTTGCGGCCGTTGATGCGATAACCATCGCCGTCGCGCTTGAGGCTGGTGACGCGGTCGTGGGCGGTCTTCGTGCCCAGTTCTGCCAAGGCATTACCAAAGCGTTGGCCGGCGAGCACTTCGGCGTACAACCGTTGTTTCTGCTGGTGACTGCCGTTAACCCGCAGGACTTCCAGCGCATAAAAGTGGTTCTGCGGAATCTGCCCCAGCGAGCCGTCCGCCTGAGCGATCAGGGCGATGACTTTGGCCAGGGTTACGTTGGACACGCCAGCGCCGCCGTATTCCTTCGGCACGCTGATGCCCCACAGGCCCGAGCGGGAAAACACGTCGAGTTCCGGCAGTGGCAGGCGACGTTCGCGGTCGCGGATGGCGCTGTCGCGTTTGAAATCTTCGGCCAGGTCGCTGGCGACGATCAGGGCTTGCTCATCGCTGGTGATGACCGCGACGTGATGGGATAGCGTCATGTTTTTCTCCAGATGTCTGGTCGTCAGATCCAGGAATGGCGAGCCGGTAAAGTGCCGTTGAGGCGATAGGCGCCGACCGCGTGATATTTCCAGCGCACCGGGTCGTGCAACGTGTGCACCCGAGCATTGCGCCAGTGGCGGTCGAGGTTGAATTCGGCGAGGGTCGCGCGGCTGCCGGCCAGTTCGAAGAGCTTCTCGCTGGCGAGTAAAGAAATTTCGGTGGTCAGCACTTTCGCTTCGGCCACGGCGATAGAAGCGCGGGCGGCGGACTCTGCAGTGAGCGGCGCGGCGTGCACCTGATCAAGTACTTTGCCGGCCTTGCGCAGCAGGGCTTCGGCGGCATGCAGTTCGATTTTCAATTTGCCGATGTCGGCGATCACGTAGAGATCATCGCTGGCGCGATCAACCTTGGCATCGATCCATGGCCGTGCACGGGTTTTGACGAACTCGATGGCGTCGTCGATAGCACCACGGGCAATGCCGGCGTCGATGGCCGCTTGAATCAGCTGCGACACGGCGCCTTGGGTGTTTGGGGTTTCGTTGATCTTCCAGTTGTCGACGACCAGGCTCGACTCGACACGTACGTTGTTCAGCAGAATCGTGCCGCTGGCGGTGGTGCGCTGACCGAAGCCTGACCAGTCATCAACGATGCGCAGGCCCGGCGTGCCACGACGGACGAAGGCCAGGACCTGCTTGCCATCATCGTTGAGAGCCTTGACCGCGACCCAGTGCGCAAACAGCGCGCCGGTGGAATAGAATTTCTGGCCATTGATCAGGTAATCGTCGCCTTCGGCGGTGATCCGCGCTTTCAATTCCAGGGTGTTTTTGGTGCCGCGCTCCGGGCCGGCATTGCCGATGCGCCAGCCTTCCAGGACGCTCTGGAACAGCTGCTTTTTCTGCGCTTCGGTGGCGCTGCCGAGCACCAGATTGATGATGCCGAACTGGTTTTGCGGGATCTGTCCCAGCGCCGGATCGGCGGCGGAAATGATCGCGAATACTTCGGCCAATGTGACGAACGAAACCTGCGGACCACCGTATTCACGCGGGATGGCAATGCTGCCCAGACCGCTGCGGGTGAATTGCTCGATTTCTGACCACGGCAACTTGCGCTGGCGGTCGCGTCTGGCAGCCTGCACGCGGGCGACTTGCGCCAGTTCATGGGCGGCCTTGATGGCTTGGGCGTCGTTGCGCAAGACCTGCGCGGGCAACAACAGTGGGGCGATGTCCAGATCCGACTGGACGTTTGCGTCTGCCAGACTGGACATCAGTGCCGCTCCTTGGCTGCACGCAATGCCCTGGCGATCTGCACTGGGGTGATTGTGTTCCGGACCATACTACCTACCTCACATCTCATGAAAAACGCCGCAAAAGTGCGGCGAACGAAAGAATGTCCGGTGGTCCGGTTCATATACCCTAAGCGTGTATAAATATTAAATAAACTAACTTTTAGGAATATGTATAGAAGGGGTGATGGTC
Encoded here:
- a CDS encoding SfnB family sulfur acquisition oxidoreductase, with the protein product MTLSHHVAVITSDEQALIVASDLAEDFKRDSAIRDRERRLPLPELDVFSRSGLWGISVPKEYGGAGVSNVTLAKVIALIAQADGSLGQIPQNHFYALEVLRVNGSHQQKQRLYAEVLAGQRFGNALAELGTKTAHDRVTSLKRDGDGYRINGRKFYSTGAIYAQRIPTSVVDENGVQQLAFVPRDSKGLTVIDDWSGFGQRTTGSGSVVFEDVFVAAEDVLPFQSAFERPTTVGPLAQILHAAIDTGIARAAYEDALHFVRSKTRPWIDSGNDKATEDPLTLKSFGHLSIRLHATEALLERAGEFLDAAQAETSEETVAAASIAVAEARAISTEISLAAGSTLFELAGSQATLIEHGLDRHWRNARVHTLHDPVRWKYHAVGNYYLNDENPPLRGTI
- a CDS encoding SfnB family sulfur acquisition oxidoreductase gives rise to the protein MSSLADANVQSDLDIAPLLLPAQVLRNDAQAIKAAHELAQVARVQAARRDRQRKLPWSEIEQFTRSGLGSIAIPREYGGPQVSFVTLAEVFAIISAADPALGQIPQNQFGIINLVLGSATEAQKKQLFQSVLEGWRIGNAGPERGTKNTLELKARITAEGDDYLINGQKFYSTGALFAHWVAVKALNDDGKQVLAFVRRGTPGLRIVDDWSGFGQRTTASGTILLNNVRVESSLVVDNWKINETPNTQGAVSQLIQAAIDAGIARGAIDDAIEFVKTRARPWIDAKVDRASDDLYVIADIGKLKIELHAAEALLRKAGKVLDQVHAAPLTAESAARASIAVAEAKVLTTEISLLASEKLFELAGSRATLAEFNLDRHWRNARVHTLHDPVRWKYHAVGAYRLNGTLPARHSWI